TACAGAGGGACACATAATACCATTTGAATGTTCTCTGACCTTATCTTCAAAATGCTTAGAAACTGATTGAGGCAGTAGACATTGTCACATGGAACAGATAAGTAATTGTAAAGATAAGCGTGTGCAAAGTGTCAAGTAGAGAGATACACAGATTGATTCACTGATGCTGGAGGCTGTCAGGGACTAGAATCCTAAGAGAAGTTGGTGTGGAGGTAGAGCAGAAGCTGTCCTCTTGAAGACTAGTGGCTTTTTCTGAGTACAGAGCTTGTACTGCTATTATAAGGAGCCCCGCAAAGACTGGCCTCTGTGATAAGGCCAGTGGGCTGAGTGGTGAGGTTGATGTGATCTGTCACCTAAGAGTGGGAGTGATGCCACCTGGGACCTAGCCACTTATGGCTGCCATGTCTTCAGGTGCAAACCCAACTGAAAGGGTGGTTGTCTCCTCTGTCTAGGTCTTTAGAACCTAGGAACTGCCTCATTCGAAACAGGAAAAACATCCTTGGTTaatgcaaacatttattgagaacctactatTTGTCAGGCATGATATTAGATACTCAtgtatatcatctcatttaatcatcacaacaattCATAACAGCCTTCTGAACCATTTTGCCATCATTATTGCCATCTTACACATAATGAAGccaagattaagtaacttgttgAAAGCTATCTAAAAcatgaccgggcacagtggctcatacctgtaatcccagcattttgggaagccaaggcaggtggatcatttgaggccaggagttcgagaccaacctggcaaacatggcgaaactccatctctacttaaaaaaaaaaaaaaaaaaaaaaaaaattagccaggtgtggtggcccacacttataatcccaactacttgggaggttgaggcgcaagaatctcttgaaccgaggaggtagaggttgcagcgagccgagatcgtaccattgcactccaacctgggcgacagagcaagcctctgtctcaaaataaataaattaaattaaataaaacaaaattaaagctaTCTAAAAGGTAATTAGTCCTGAGACGACATACAGCTCAGGTCTGTCTGATTCAGAAACATTGTAATTACGTATTATGGCAGATGGGAAaagatgtttattgcagcttCGTTTGCAATAACAAAACAcgaaaaacaacctaaatgttgttaagcaaaaaaaaaaaatcacgctGTGATGTGCACATAAATGAATACAGACTTGTGTGCgtgttgggggaggggcacaCACACTCCTCTGTGTGTCTAAAATATTTCCGGAGGGAGGATACCTTCTGGAAGGTGAACTAGAAGGCTAGTATGGGTGGGAGATTtctttttcactctgtttttgTACTgcttggatttttaatttttttaaggagtGTATGTATTAAATCATTACTGtttctaaacttttaaaaaccaaTGTAAATCCTATCCTCACTACTCCACTGCCTCATTGAAGGCGGGAGAAAGTTATCCCCCATGGTAGCCCCCTCTGCACTGCCAGCCTTCTGACAGGAATGTCAGTGGCATTGCCTGACCCTCCTCGCTTTGCCAAGCGCCCCCACTCACATCAGTCTTTCTCATTTAAGCCTCATACCACCTGTGGAATGGGTGCTGTCTCGTCTGATGTGAATGAACCTGAGGCTTGGGGCGGACGCCTGGCCAAGGTACAGCCAGTGAGTGGGAGAGTGAGGACTCATACACAAGCCTGGAGTCCATGCATCCCAGGAGGAGGAGAGTGGGCCTTCACCTTGATGTTTCCATTGAGGTGGCTGTGGCCATGACACATGGTAAACTTATAATCATTGGAAGACAAAATTATTTGCTTTGAAGATAGACatcaaatcctggctttgccacaaATTGGTTATGTGATCTTGGTCAAGTCACCAAATCTCTATATGCTTATTTTTGCATGTATAAAACTGGAATAATAGTACCTGTCTTATAGGATTATGGTGAGGGTTCAATGAGAATAtacaatatgtaaatataatatatatcaatatataactATAGGTACTATTAATGAAGAATATGTACACATGTTTGTGTAGCTATAGCATTTAGCATGGAGCCTGGCACCAAAAAAAGGGCTTAAATAATGTAGCTAGTATTATTGTGCACACCTATGGTTGCCTCCCAAGTAAGAGGTGAGTGATctcaaggttcttttttttttttttctggagacagagtcatgatcagtcacccaggctggagtgcaatggtgccatatcagctcactgaaacctccacctcccaggttcaaccgattctcctgcctcagcctcccgagtagcagggactacaggcacccaccatcatgcccagctaatttttgtatttgtagagacgaggtttcaccatgttggtcaggttggtcttgaactcttgacctcaggttatccacctgcctcagcctcccaaagttctgggattacaggtgtgagccacagcacctggcctcaaGGTTCTTACTAGATGTAGGGTCTGCTCTGTTCACACACCAAAGTTGGGGTCTTCTGAGGACAAATAGAGACAGACCTGGGTCCCTGTCTGCCCACAGCCACATGGGGGTTTGTCTTTGAGGTGAGCCTGACTCCACAAACCCAAGGCCTTTCATAGGCAGGCAGTATAGGTCCCTTCTAGATGGAGCATTCCAGTCTAGATTGAGATGGGACTCCACAGGAGTCCTTGGAAAGAAGGCTTTGAGTGCCCACACCATGCCAGCTCTGTGTCAGGCATCCTTTCTAGGTGCAGAAGCGGTAGCTTTCATGGTGTGATTAGAGCATTAATATGGAGCCTAGGGATCTGCGTTCTAGTTCAGGCATTAAACCAGTTAGACTATATAATTAGAGGTTTGAAATATACTGGCGATTACTAACAGATTTAAACGGATTTAAAATACTGCAGGTCCAAGCAATAAATCATATTTGGTTAAATTCCTGTTTTTAagtggttttctttctctgttcattGACTTTGAAACTTTCTTTTCTCAGCCTGTTCTTTTTTCTCGGAAAAATCCTAATTCTGTTGTTTGGCAATGTTGTCTTTAATGTCCTTGTTTTtcccctctgcttttttttttttttttttttttttttgagacgggatcttgctatgatgcccaggctggtctcaaactcctgggctcaagtgatcctcccacctcagcctctcaagtagctgggattataggcacaagccaccacattCAGCATCCTCTACTGTTTTGATTCCTAGAAGTTTCCAGTTGTGTGTTTATGAAGGTATTTCTGTGCCTTGTCTTCCCAAGGTCTGGCCTtggaaaataatagaagaaaattatattGCTGATATTATCAGTATAAAGTAAAAGTGTGCCAAAGCATACAGCCATTAAAGAACACAATGGATAACATCTTCATAGAATGGATGCCCAATTTTATCAAAGATGGAGGACAGTGATGGAAGTTGGTGAGGATTCTTGGTCCTCTTTAGCAGTATTTCAAGTATAACCTTGTGTAGCCACCAAATTCCTTTTGCCTCTTGGAAAGAGACTTGAGTAATGGTCATGTTGACTTTAACACTTTTTCTATGTCTGTTCACTGGGTTGTGTGCTATTCTACAATTGAAGGTTTTGCTTGTGAACATATGAATTATATACTCCACCAAAAAGTTCTGTTTTGCTCCTTGTATATACCATAAAAACTGTGTGCTTTTAATGAATATTGCTGTATTTTTTCCCTGGGTAAAACTGTTGTAATTGATGACTTAATTTTCAGAAGTCAGTTCCTTCCATTTAAGTTTTTATCTTCTTAAAACTTACTTTAGATTTGGTTTTCATTCTCACTTTAGTGTTTACCTGAGTTTTGCTCTTCGCATAACCACACACATATTATAAAGGGCCTTCATGTGGAAGCTTTTTACTTAAGtccaatgaaatagaaaactctgcacatttaaaaatatacatttaaaattgttttttattgttttattgggCAGTACAAAATACAGTCAAGGCAGATTCCTACAGacttgtaaattcatctcagcaGTCCCTTATGCTTAAAGTTTGCTCAACCCCATTTATATTCACTACTACCATTCACTTTTTACCACTAATATCTTCCCTGCTGTCTAATCACTAATATCTTCCCTCCTGTCTAATCACTAAGTTAAGGGAAAAATAGTCATTTACTTACAGAAATATAATGGGTATTAATAACAAAATTCCATTTCCCAATTAAAAGctatgtcaaagaaaaaaaacagtagagGCATTATTTAAAACTTCTAAATGGCCTTGTGAGTATAGTCTTAGTTTAGcttccttatttttttgtatgCCCAACCTGAAATGACATCACATCACAGTATGTTGCTTTTTCAGTATGAAGTTAATGGGCTTTCCTGCTGTTTAACtgctttgagattttaaaaatgcattcagCTACATAGTATTCAAAGCATGGAGCTGGGCGCCACAAAGATTTGGGCCTGGCATCACCCAGAAGCTCAAGGAAGGGAGCGGATGAGCACTTTCTCCATTATACATAGTACTTGATTGTTCATggaatacaaatttaaatataaatgaactatATATAAAtgccataataaaaagtatacGAAAGTGCTTTGGAAGTACAGATAAGAAAAGTGACACTTCTAGCCTGAGAATCAGGGAAGAATGGTCCTTCGAGgacttgaaagaaaaaatggacagaATTAAGGCAAAGACGTGAGGACTAGCTTTTCGGTCTGAGGCAGAGTGGAGATCGAGCACAGCAAGAGGTTTGGTTGGTGCCTATATCACAAACAAGGTTTAACAGGAAGTTGGATTAGCAATtgagccttgaatgccaggctAAAGATTTATGATTTATTATAGAAGCAGTGGAGTTAGTGGAGACGTTTTAGTGATGTATCCTAGCTGATATCTAAGGAAGATTAATCTGGCAGGACTTGTGAAGTAGAGGGTAGGCTGGCAGTGGAGAGAATACTTAGAAGGTAGAGgtgggctgggtgtagtggctcatgcctgtagtcccagcactttgggaggctgagctaggaagatcacttgagaccaggagttcaagaccagcctgggcaagtgagactccatctctgcaaaaaataaagaataaaattagttgggtatggtggtgcatgcctgtagtcttagctacttgggaggctgacacattaggattgcttgagcccaggagttggaggctgaagtgagctatgatcaggccactgcgcTTCAGCCAGATGACgaagcgagaccccgtctctattaaagaaaagaaaaaagaaggcaaagGTGAAACTAAATAAAGAATCCTGGTGAGGGACCCTACAAAGATAGGATCAGTTGATGAGGCAGCCACCAGCATGAGAGTCAAAAGAGACCAAAGAATAAGAAATGATGTCAAATGTCAAGGATGGCAATACCACTCACAGAAACAGGGAAGATGGCGATTTAAAGAGCTTGAAGTAGCAATAAGGCAAATGGAAATGTCATTTTCCATAAAGAGTTGTGATATCTTTTCTCCTGCATTAACGTTTTTTAAATActgataaagtatttttaaaaattactaatgctgactggctcagtggctcacacctgtaatcctagcactttgggaggccgaggcaggcggatcacttgaggtcaggagttcaagaccagcctggccaacatggtgaaaccccatctctactaaaaatacaaaaattaactgggcgtggtgatgtaatcccagctacttgggaggctgacctgggaggcggaggttgcagtgagccaagatagcgccactgcatgcctgtctgggtgataaagtgagactcagtctcaaaaaaaaaaaaaaaaactaatgctTTTGTAATGTTTGACATTTGAAGCATATTTCTTAGGAGCTCAGAAATGGAGCTCCTTGCACTATGCATGTGTTGTCCGTGAAAACAGACATTCTCTGTGATGGCTGTCCTTGTTCTCTAAGATGATTTCACTATTTATTTTGTAAGGTAAGCAGTAGAGTGATTTCTGATTTTTGacatgagaaaataaaggaatgggtCTAAGCAACTATTAAGGCTGCCCAGGCACAAAGCTatgagatatataaaatataagccatcagtgttgttgtagtagtagttaGCATGGTGAATAATAAGTATAATATTGCTTGGAGCAAAGCAAATGGTAAAAATCACAAGGATGAGGAGACTCGCCTTAACATACCACAACCATCTATGATCATATGCACTAAGTGTCCGGATGATGGCGGTGTAGCAGTAGATGATAAGCACAAATGGAATTAAGAATCCAAAGAATGCCAAGGAGATGAAGTAGTAGAGTTGGAAGGGAGACGAGGACTCGCATGTGTCGTGAACATCATGGCAGGTGGTGATGTCTGGCTGAACAAGATAATATTCCTGCTTCAGGATGAAAAATGGCAGCATATATAAGAAAACTGTTGCCCACACCAGTCCACATGTTACCAAGGCATAGGTGTGCTTGGGCAGGCCCCGGTAGGTGAAAGGATGGACGATGGCCAGGTAGCGATTGATGCTGATGCAGGCAAGGAGCAGAATGGAGCAGTACATGTTGCCATAGAAGATGACTGTGGTAGCCCGGCACAGGAcctctccaaatacccagttgttCCCATTGAGATGGTAAGCTATCTTAAAGGGCAATgtaacacaaaaaagaaaatctgcaaTGGCCAGGTTGGTGTAGAATACGGTCGTACAGATGGATCTGGTCCTGAAGAAAAGCATCCACAGGGTTACAGCGTTGGCCGGGACACCAACTACAAACACCAGGAGGTAGATGGCAGGTATCAGTTTGGTACTTAAGGAGCTGGTCAGGTACCCCATGGTAGCATTTTTCACATGGAGATGTGAAGCACTTTCTTCAGGGCACTTAATTTTTACAGTAATGGTGGCTCCTGTCCAGCCTTCTAAGGCAGAAAAGGGGAACTCTTCAAAAGAATCTGGGGGAGCTCCACGAAAGGTCTTAATATGTAAAGTTGGCTTTGCCAAGTTGTTTGTATCATTTTCCATGCCTGTAATTGAAAGAAAGTATTAACATAAATTTATagttcaagaaaaaagaaaacaatgtgtttaattatttataaataatttctgtGATTGTAGAATTTAagatcacttttattttaaaagttattatagaTTAGTCACTCAACAagcatatatttaatacatatcaTATGCCCCAGAACAACACTATCTCATgcagaaacaaaaactaaatgaTCAGTCCTTGTGTGTGAGGTGTTTATAATACTAttggaagaaacaaaaaagcCCATCAGAACATTATAGGCATGTTGACTATAAACTATATAGGCATTCCGACAATACTTAATAGATTCAGATGTTTGAGCAAAATGTCAAGGAAAAGATGAACTTGAGCAAAGATTAGCAAGGTTCATAAAAAGATGGAATTTAATGAGTAAGATTCTGCTGGTGATGAATGGGCAGAAGCATAATGTGGGCTATCATGGGATCTGGGAATGCCAAATAAGTTGATTTAGCAAATTTCTATTGTATACTTATGTGTCAGTGGtgtaaagttttaaataaacTCCATTTCTATCTGTAAGTAATGCTACTAGTGTAGAAGATGCATAAAAATGCATTGTCTTATGCTAATAAGGTGCAgctgagaaaggaaatttaaagAGTGAGTGACAGCTAAATTCCTGAAGGGCCTCTAAACTGTCCTAAGAAATCATATGTCTATTCACAGATGCTGGGATTGCACACATAATTTTGAACAGAGGAATAACCATTGTGTTAGGCAGAATAATAGCACCCCCTAAGATGCTACCTGCTAATTCCTGGAACCTACAAGTGTGTTTGTTCTTTTACCTAGCAAAAGGAATTTTGCAGATCTAACTTAGTTAAGGATCTTAAAATGAGATTTTCCTGAATTGTCTGGGTGGGTCATATATAATTGTAAGAGTCCATTTAAGGGGAAGGTAAGAGGGTCAAAGTCAGAGATTTGAAGACACTacgctgctggctttgaagatggaagaaaggGTCGTAAGCCAAGGAGTGCaggcagcttctagaagctgaaTAAAGCGAGATAGCTGAgtctctcctagagcctccagaatgAACCCAACTCCACCAACGGCCTTGATTTTAAGACCTCTGATCTCCAGAAATATAAtctgttgtcttaagccactcaatttgtagtaatttgatatagcagcaataggaaactaatatagccATTATTGTGACTTGTTTTTAAGATGTCTTAGGTAATAGTTTAGAGAATAGATTGAAAAGGTAAGAAATTAGAGGCAAGGGGACCTGATTTGGAGGCTACTGTTATCATTCATAGCTCAGTGAGTTACTGAGCTAGAACAGTGGTCATGGAAAGGCAGAGGCGAATACATGAGACTCTGATGGCGGCTCAAAGGGACTTGGCATCTGATTGGCTTTGGGGTACAgtgagggagaggcaggaagcAATAATGACTCATGTTTCTACTCTAGATGACTTAGAGGGAGAGAATGCCATTAACTGAGTTGGAGGAAGAGACAAGGGGGCAGGATGGGGGAGAAGCTACAATCTGTTTTTAGTCTGACTGAGGATGAGTTGCTGGTGGAATATTAGTGTGTAAAAACGTCCAGCAACTGGTTAGAAGACTAGATGTGGGTCCAAAATTCCAGGAGCCCAAATTAGAGGCATGGTTTATTGTAGTCTGCATGGAGGCTCTCGTTTAATTTAGTGGAAGTGGTTGAGATGGCCTAGGGAGAGTTATGAGAAGAAAGAATCCAAAGGTGGACTTTAGGGGTAATGACAGATTTTAAGGGAAGAGGAAACAAAGGAGGAAAAATCAGAAGATGAAATCGGTGTGAGGACCTAAGAAGTTGGAAATGAATTCTTTAAAAGATAGAAACACATCAACTATATGCTATCAATATTTGGTGTTACTTGGCATGTTGATGTTAATAATCCTAATTCCTgcaatttcaaaaacaaaatcttaaagcTCAAACCtgaacatttattattatataacttTTTGTAACCCTTTCACATGTATAGAAAATAGATTCTCTCAGATTTCTAATGTTACCTTTGAGATAGACTTCTATGCCAAATATAAACCTCATTCTTATGGATTTAAAATGCCAGTACTGGGCCATTGCATCTTGTCCCATGGCCTCAAAATTCCTCCATATTGAATGCTTGAAGTTAGTGTTTAGTAACCTGTGTCTCATACAGAGCCAGTTTCTCTTCCTGCTTTAATCTCTAGCAGTTAGCTCCTGGGTGAAATGGAAAGCTTCCAAGTAAACCTGAGATTGCACAAACTGAATTCATGGAGTAAAATAGAGGAGGTGTGGCCTGATAACTTAGGGTATGGAGGTGATCAGGTATCATTTAAGAAAAGGTagattaggctgggcgcagtggctcaagcctgtaatcccagcactttgggaggccgagacgggcggatcacgaggtcaggagatcaagaccatcttggctaacacggtgaaaccccgtctctactaaaaaatacaaaaaactagccgggcgtggtggcgggcgcctgtagtcccagctgctcgggaggctgaggcaggagaatggcgtgaacccgggaggcggagcttgcagcgagctgagatcgtgccattgcactccagcctgggcgacaaagcgagactctgtctcaaaaaagaaaaaaaagaaagaaagaaagaaaaggtagattaaagaaaaggaaagaaaaatgtgggAGGCAGCATTCTTCTGTGCCTGTATTTAGAGGTGATCTTTGAAGGTGTGTGTGACACACAAACCCTTCTGCTCACTTTTGCATTTTGGAAAAATTCTTGCATCTGACATCACCCAAAGAGAAGTGGCTTTAAAGATAGGCACAaaggccggccgcggtggctcaagcctgtaatcccagcactttgggaggccaaggcgggcggatcacgaggtcaggagatcgagatcatcctggctaacacggtgaaacccccgtctctacttaaaaaaaatacaaaaaactagccgggcgtggtggcgggcgcctgtagtcccagctactcgggaggctgaggcaggagaatggcgtaaacccgggaggcggagcttgcagtgagctgagactgcaccactgcactccagcccgggcaacagagcgagactccgtctcaaaaaaaaaaaaaggaaaaaaaaaaaagataggcacAAAGTTAGAGAATGGTGGCTGAAGATCATGCCGTACAAGTTATTAGCctgattttaaaaagctgttaaaACCAAGTGTCTGTCCGTTTACAGAAAATTTCTGGGGTTTAGCAAGACATCATGCCTCCAGACATGCCAAACAGTGCCTGTGTTTTGTGGAAAAGTTGATTTGATTCCATTTTCCAAGAGAATGCCAGATCTGGTTCCACTTAAATAAGTCTTTTATTCCTCAGAGCCTGGTTTTCCTTATGAATTGTAttcattgttaaatttttttaatgtattttaattcttCATAGAGGCTTCCATTGGGCATAATGTTCCCAAAATGTTTTTCTGTCTAGGAAAAGGCCTTGAAGAACTAATCCAAAGGGAATGAACTCCGGCCTCTCGGGGGTGTCCAAAGGAGAGAATACGGTCATGGATTCATTCACAGTTTCTGTTTCTAGTTGAGTcagtaaagccccttcctcatccATGTTTTCCGTttatcactagagacagaaactaaaaaccatggcttcaggctgctaaaagcctaaagcaaaacaaaaccacaacaaaataaGGCAGGTTGGACGAGcttgcttctttcttccttcacatTTCTCCCCCACCCCTATGGAAGAAAGCAAATTCACTGCCTCTTTGTTTCCTTCAGAGGCCCCCCATTTTCACCTCCATCAAACCCTACTAGTGTCTTGAAGGAACCACCCCCGAAAACCTTGTTTCTTTTGCAATTCTGCTTCTTAACATATTGGCCCATCTACTCCCAGAAAGAGCGTGCACTTACTGTATTCATAAATCCCACATGTGCTTACTGCTAATCACCACAGATTCTCTTAGAGCTCTCTGCAACAACTCAGGGATTCCAACTGTGAATATAAGCAATGTTCCTTTAGAAagcattattttctgtttttgtttccctTGCTATGTCCAGTCTTTGCCTCTCCCACTCCTAACAATGTTGACTGGAGTGTGTGACCTAATAAAAAGTGACAGGTACACACCTATCccaaatttgttatttttggaAAAAGCAGGAGGCTTCAGGCTAGCATTGTGATGGGTAAAGTGGAAAGTACATTCAAAGTTGGATAATAGTATTTGGGAGaccttatttctaaaattaaaacatcatATATGAGGGTAGGGAGAACTCCCCACTGAAAGTCAAAAAAGGTCGTTCATTTTGGAAATAGTGACTTATTAGCATTGCCAGCTATTGAAAGCAGATGACTTCTTTCTGGCAATATTCTTGTTTCTCCCATTTATGTCTCATCAAGAGGTATAAACAcaggatatattttttaatcccTTGAAAAAGTGCCATCTTTGCTTAACCAGaagagaaaattctttttttttttttttttttttttttgagacggagtctcgctctgtcacccaggctggagtgcagtggctcactgcactcagctcactgcaagctccgcctcccgggttcacgccattctcctgcctcagcctcccgagtagctgggactacaggcgcccgccacctcgcccggctagttttttgtagtttttttttagtagagacggggtttcactgtgttcaccaggatggtctcgatctcctgacctcgtgatccacccgtctcggcctcccaaagtgctgggattacaggcttgagccaccgcgcccggccgagaaaattcttacaaacacaaaacatctttcaaaattgCTCCCTGACTTAATTGTAGACATCTAAAATCTAGAAtatgccacacatttttaaacatcagGAGGGAACACTTAGTCTTTGACCAGGTTTGAATAGAGTGAATGAACTATAGATGTTCATTTCCATGGTTCTACCTTTTAATAATAAGATCAAACTGCCTTTGGGGTTTGCAGTTTGTGTGAGATGCAAAGAAAGCTAGGTTCAGTTGACTCTTAATTTGTAACAGGAACGCACGTCCCCATCCAACCCCCTGAGAAAATTGCTTACCGCTCTGACAAAAAGTGGGCAACAGAAGCAGGAGGCCAGCAGCTGCAAAGATGAGGGCTTTCATTTTGATGACCTGAGTCTCGTCTTTTGAACGTTATGAAACGTATACAATCATGGAGCACAATTTCACCTCAGTTCCATGTGTCAGCAGCAAATGGAAGCCTTGGTCTGTCTGTAGAAGTTTGCTCTCCTGTGCCGAGCAGGCAGGAAACTTGCACTGGTCCGCCGTAGGGAAAGGATGTAACCCACTCGATGCTTCAGTAAACATGACTCAGGCCAAGCCTCTGAGTGTGTTACGTTATCTCTGGAGAAAGGCATTTAACTCTTATCCACCCCCAACAATCTATTCTGAATAGGTGCTGTAATTCTCCCCTAGtatatttgcatttaaagaaTGGCAGAAATTACCGCAGGCCTTTACAGAACTAAGCCAAAAACAGATGTTGAGCAGCAGTAAGTTTTGAATCTGTCccatctttcatttcttatccattttaaaaatgcagttccAGAGTGTAATTTCTACTTAATAAATTATCCTTTCTTTTATCTTCCCAGCTATTTCAAATCTTAATTCTTAAACAccttatataattataaattaatcatggaaaacaaacattttttaagaaattcaaaCTGAGTGGTCAATTACTTTGAAAATTTTCCATCAATATCATATTGATTTGAATTTGTCATCAGTGCCTGGCCAGAACCTGGCTTTTGAGTGGTGGTGGTTTTTCTTTGCTGGGTGAGGATGGGGTTTGttcgggctttttttttttttttttttttgccttatctTGATGTGTTTTAAGCCATTCAATAACCCTTAGCGTCAGATAACTGGAGGAACCTCCCAAACAACACTGTTCAATTAAACTAAAATCATAGcacatcattaaaataaaaactcccTTTATTCCATGAGTAATGGAATAAGTCTTGCTGATGAATAAGtctacaataagatatttttaataagggtaaaatatacataacataaaatttactatcttaaccagTATTAAGCATATGGTTCAGTAATGTTaaatacattcacactgttgtacaACATATAAGCTT
The Macaca mulatta isolate MMU2019108-1 chromosome 6, T2T-MMU8v2.0, whole genome shotgun sequence DNA segment above includes these coding regions:
- the F2RL2 gene encoding proteinase-activated receptor 3 isoform X3; protein product: MKALIFAAAGLLLLLPTFCQSGMENDTNNLAKPTLHIKTFRGAPPDSFEEFPFSALEGWTGATITVKIKCPEESASHLHVKNATMGYLTSSLSTKLIPAIYLLVFVVGVPANAVTLWMLFFRTRSICTTVFYTNLAIADFLFCVTLPFKIAYHLNGNNWVFGEVLCRATTVIFYGNMYCSILLLACISINRYLAIVHPFTYRGLPKHTYALVTCGLVWATVFLYMLPFFILKQEYYLVQPDITTCHDVHDTCESSSPFQLYYFISLAFFGFLIPFVLIIYCYTAIIRTLSAYDHRWL
- the F2RL2 gene encoding proteinase-activated receptor 3 isoform X1, with amino-acid sequence MKALIFAAAGLLLLLPTFCQSGMENDTNNLAKPTLHIKTFRGAPPDSFEEFPFSALEGWTGATITVKIKCPEESASHLHVKNATMGYLTSSLSTKLIPAIYLLVFVVGVPANAVTLWMLFFRTRSICTTVFYTNLAIADFLFCVTLPFKIAYHLNGNNWVFGEVLCRATTVIFYGNMYCSILLLACISINRYLAIVHPFTYRGLPKHTYALVTCGLVWATVFLYMLPFFILKQEYYLVQPDITTCHDVHDTCESSSPFQLYYFISLAFFGFLIPFVLIIYCYTAIIRTLSAYDHRWLWYVKASLLILVIFTICFAPSNIILIIHHANYYYNNTDGLYFIYLIALCLGSLNSCLDPFLYFLMSKIRNHSTAYLTK
- the F2RL2 gene encoding proteinase-activated receptor 3 isoform X2 gives rise to the protein MENDTNNLAKPTLHIKTFRGAPPDSFEEFPFSALEGWTGATITVKIKCPEESASHLHVKNATMGYLTSSLSTKLIPAIYLLVFVVGVPANAVTLWMLFFRTRSICTTVFYTNLAIADFLFCVTLPFKIAYHLNGNNWVFGEVLCRATTVIFYGNMYCSILLLACISINRYLAIVHPFTYRGLPKHTYALVTCGLVWATVFLYMLPFFILKQEYYLVQPDITTCHDVHDTCESSSPFQLYYFISLAFFGFLIPFVLIIYCYTAIIRTLSAYDHRWLWYVKASLLILVIFTICFAPSNIILIIHHANYYYNNTDGLYFIYLIALCLGSLNSCLDPFLYFLMSKIRNHSTAYLTK